One genomic segment of Profundibacter amoris includes these proteins:
- a CDS encoding ABC transporter ATP-binding protein, with product MAQTPPRLEIRNIIRSYDGRRVVDGVSLRVEPGQVTCLLGPSGCGKSTTLRIIAGVEMQDSGEIYADGELVCDTVFRIPPEGRSIGLMFQDFALFPHLSVAENVGFGLPRKMAGRDARIMELLERVGLAHHAGDYPHQLSGGEQQRVALARALAPRPKIMLMDEPFSGLDNRLRDGIRDETLDLLKEEGAAVLLVTHEPDEAMRMADEIALMRDGKIIQQGAPYNIYNSPRDKKAAAFFSDINVIEGTVKGALTQTPFGRFLAPGVPDGTKVEIVSRPQHIRIDFDRGGRGPNPTASDGVAARASVVRARFMGRESLVEFRMDADGSVLKATVPSVFLPAEGTVMWLTLPRARCFVFPKTG from the coding sequence TTGGCACAGACACCTCCGCGTCTTGAAATCAGGAATATCATCCGCAGCTATGATGGCCGGCGGGTGGTGGACGGTGTGTCCCTGCGTGTCGAGCCGGGGCAGGTGACCTGTTTGCTTGGCCCCTCGGGTTGCGGCAAATCCACCACCCTGCGTATCATCGCCGGTGTCGAAATGCAGGACAGCGGCGAGATTTACGCCGATGGCGAACTGGTTTGTGACACCGTATTCCGCATCCCGCCCGAGGGGCGCTCGATCGGGTTGATGTTTCAGGATTTCGCCCTGTTCCCTCATCTGAGCGTGGCCGAAAACGTCGGCTTTGGCCTGCCGCGTAAAATGGCGGGTCGGGATGCGCGGATCATGGAACTGCTGGAACGGGTCGGGCTGGCGCATCACGCGGGTGACTATCCGCACCAGCTGTCGGGTGGCGAACAACAGCGGGTGGCACTGGCCCGCGCGCTGGCGCCGCGCCCGAAAATCATGCTGATGGACGAGCCGTTCTCGGGCCTTGACAACCGCCTGCGCGACGGCATCCGCGACGAAACGCTGGACCTGCTGAAAGAGGAAGGCGCCGCCGTTCTGCTGGTCACCCACGAGCCGGACGAGGCCATGCGCATGGCCGATGAAATCGCCCTGATGCGCGATGGCAAGATCATCCAGCAGGGCGCGCCCTATAACATCTACAACAGCCCGCGCGACAAAAAGGCGGCGGCATTTTTCTCGGATATCAATGTGATAGAGGGCACAGTTAAAGGGGCGCTGACCCAAACGCCCTTTGGCCGGTTCCTTGCCCCCGGTGTGCCCGATGGCACCAAAGTGGAAATCGTATCCCGCCCGCAACACATCCGGATTGATTTTGACCGTGGCGGGCGTGGCCCCAACCCCACAGCCAGCGATGGCGTGGCGGCGCGGGCCAGTGTGGTTCGGGCAAGGTTCATGGGCCGCGAGAGCCTGGTGGAATTCCGCATGGATGCCGATGGTTCGGTGCTGAAGGCGACCGTGCCGTCGGTGTTTCTGCCCGCCGAGGGCACAGTGATGTGGTTGACCCTGCCGCGCGCGCGGTGTTTCGTGTTTCCCAAAACCGGTTGA
- a CDS encoding methyltransferase domain-containing protein: protein MTHESVKEYYGETLQSSADLQTNACCTAGDVPAHLKDVLGKIHDEVLAKYYGCGLIAPVALKGARILDLGSGSGRDVYALAGLVGESGHVVGVDMTDAQLDVARAHQDYHAQAFGYARPNTEFHKGYIEKLDELPLDAGTFDIIVSNCVLNLAMDKEAVLRGAYNLLKPGGEMYFSDVYADRRMPQELVNDKVLYGECLSGALYWNDFENMARRVGFHDPRLVEDRVLTIENREIEAKVGNIGFTSATYRLLKIDGLEPACEDYGQAVVYKGTIAECPNTFTLDKHHEIEAGKVFPVCGNTYRMLNESRFAAHFEFIGNWDTHYGLFGDCGGETPFDGPVEGDAATSGSCC from the coding sequence ATGACCCACGAATCCGTCAAGGAATATTACGGCGAAACCCTGCAAAGCAGTGCCGATCTGCAAACCAACGCCTGTTGCACGGCGGGGGATGTGCCGGCGCATCTGAAGGATGTTCTGGGTAAAATCCATGACGAGGTTCTGGCGAAATATTACGGTTGCGGGCTGATTGCGCCGGTTGCGCTGAAGGGCGCGCGGATCCTCGATCTCGGCTCGGGGTCGGGTCGGGATGTCTATGCGCTGGCAGGGCTGGTGGGCGAATCCGGCCATGTGGTCGGTGTGGATATGACCGACGCGCAACTGGATGTGGCCCGCGCCCATCAGGATTACCATGCGCAGGCCTTTGGCTATGCCAGACCCAACACCGAATTCCACAAGGGCTATATTGAAAAGCTGGACGAATTGCCGCTGGATGCGGGCACATTCGACATCATCGTGTCCAACTGCGTGCTGAACCTTGCGATGGACAAAGAGGCCGTGTTGCGCGGCGCCTACAACCTGCTGAAACCGGGCGGCGAGATGTATTTCAGCGATGTTTACGCGGACCGCCGGATGCCGCAAGAACTGGTCAACGACAAGGTGCTCTATGGCGAATGCCTGTCCGGCGCGCTTTACTGGAACGACTTTGAAAACATGGCCAGACGGGTTGGCTTTCACGATCCGCGTCTGGTCGAGGACCGCGTGCTGACCATCGAAAACCGGGAAATCGAGGCAAAGGTGGGCAACATCGGCTTTACCTCGGCCACCTACCGGTTGCTCAAAATCGACGGGTTGGAGCCGGCTTGCGAAGACTACGGGCAGGCGGTGGTCTACAAGGGCACGATTGCGGAATGTCCGAATACCTTTACCTTGGACAAGCATCACGAGATCGAGGCGGGCAAGGTGTTTCCGGTCTGCGGCAACACCTACCGGATGCTGAACGAATCCCGCTTTGCTGCGCATTTCGAATTCATCGGCAATTGGGACACCCATTACGGGTTGTTCGGCGACTGCGGCGGTGAAACCCCGTTTGATGGTCCGGTGGAAGGGGACGCCGCAACCAGCGGAAGTTGCTGTTAA
- a CDS encoding (2Fe-2S)-binding protein: MTQVTMTVNGKAVSGEAEGRTLLSQFLRDGLGLTGTHVGCDTSQCGACSVHVNGKLVKSCTMFAIEADGAEVLTVEGEADEDGTLSTIQQAFQDHHGLQCGFCTPGMVMATKSLLAANPKPTEAEIRVYLSGNICRCTGYHNIVKAIMAASGQDVSAIAAE; this comes from the coding sequence ATGACACAGGTCACCATGACCGTGAACGGCAAAGCTGTGAGCGGTGAAGCAGAGGGGCGCACGCTGCTTTCACAATTCTTGCGCGACGGGCTGGGGCTGACGGGGACACACGTTGGTTGTGATACGTCGCAATGCGGCGCTTGCAGCGTGCATGTCAATGGAAAGCTTGTGAAATCCTGCACCATGTTCGCGATCGAGGCCGACGGGGCCGAGGTTTTGACTGTGGAAGGCGAAGCGGATGAAGACGGCACATTGTCGACCATCCAGCAGGCCTTTCAAGACCACCACGGGCTGCAATGCGGGTTTTGCACACCGGGCATGGTGATGGCCACCAAATCCCTGCTGGCCGCGAACCCCAAACCGACCGAGGCCGAAATCCGCGTCTATCTGTCCGGCAATATCTGCCGATGCACGGGGTATCACAACATTGTCAAGGCAATCATGGCCGCATCCGGTCAGGACGTCAGCGCCATCGCCGCGGAATAG
- a CDS encoding Hint domain-containing protein has product MADLLLGGIVINEVLVDPNGANNFDTDGNGTAAATDEDIELVNTSNVAIDISGLQMWDQGVGNWFTFPAGTILQPGGHAMVMSGVQAGGSLPTGGPDDLFFDAGRGSALINNGGDNIVVYDPANDEYIQATFNGDPLDDPTATYSGFSATATRVGLGEDFGNDNDGFSIQRAPDGSSIFDNNSTPTPGTTNICFTQGTSFETPDGPRRIEQLRPGDLLITKDNGRQPIRWIWARHCPAEKMRDTPALAPVRIAKGALGSGLPDRDLVVSRHHRLMICSKIAKRMYGKPEVLAPAKDLTVIEGIDIATVTGGITYYHILMGSHEILFAEGAPAESLYLGTQTLHAIEPAARAELRLIFGAGWDRFIEQPQSARPFASGQKARNMAARHRKNNQPALTL; this is encoded by the coding sequence ATGGCAGACCTACTATTGGGCGGCATTGTCATAAACGAGGTTCTTGTAGACCCGAACGGTGCGAACAATTTCGACACCGACGGCAATGGAACAGCTGCCGCGACGGATGAAGACATCGAACTTGTAAACACCTCGAATGTCGCGATTGATATTTCGGGGCTGCAGATGTGGGATCAGGGGGTCGGGAACTGGTTTACCTTCCCTGCCGGAACTATCCTTCAACCCGGCGGCCATGCAATGGTGATGAGCGGCGTTCAGGCGGGCGGAAGCCTGCCGACAGGCGGGCCGGATGATCTATTCTTTGATGCAGGACGCGGCTCTGCCCTGATCAACAACGGCGGTGACAATATCGTCGTCTATGATCCGGCCAACGACGAATATATTCAGGCCACCTTCAACGGCGATCCGCTGGACGACCCCACCGCGACGTATTCCGGTTTTTCGGCCACTGCGACGCGTGTCGGGCTGGGGGAAGATTTCGGTAACGACAACGACGGGTTTTCAATCCAGCGTGCCCCCGATGGTTCGAGTATTTTCGATAATAATTCCACCCCGACACCCGGCACCACGAATATCTGCTTTACCCAAGGCACATCATTCGAAACCCCAGACGGGCCACGCCGGATCGAACAACTGCGCCCCGGCGACCTGCTGATCACCAAAGACAACGGCCGGCAGCCAATCCGCTGGATATGGGCGCGCCATTGTCCGGCTGAAAAAATGCGTGACACTCCCGCGCTTGCCCCTGTCAGGATTGCAAAAGGGGCGCTTGGGTCCGGCCTGCCCGACCGCGACCTTGTGGTTTCACGCCACCACCGCTTGATGATTTGCTCGAAAATCGCCAAACGAATGTATGGCAAGCCCGAGGTTCTGGCCCCCGCCAAAGACCTGACCGTGATCGAAGGAATCGATATCGCAACGGTTACAGGCGGAATAACCTATTACCACATTCTTATGGGCAGCCACGAAATCCTGTTTGCCGAAGGTGCCCCCGCCGAAAGCCTGTATCTGGGCACCCAGACCCTGCATGCGATCGAGCCTGCGGCCCGCGCCGAATTGCGCCTGATTTTCGGGGCCGGATGGGACCGGTTTATCGAACAGCCACAATCGGCCCGCCCGTTTGCCAGCGGTCAGAAGGCGCGCAACATGGCGGCGCGGCACCGCAAGAACAACCAGCCGGCCCTAACCCTGTAG
- a CDS encoding vWA domain-containing protein: MAEYLPLEIPEDGKLVHNITRFARALRAAGVPVGAGRLIGAIHAVQATGFSDQRDFYWCLHACFVSKPEQRATFHQVFRLFWRDPRYLEHMMAMMLPAVRGVQEERAAKSAEKRAAEALLDGVTRDVPDVGEEGESEIEIDASLTMSAEERLRSLDFEQMSVAEMAEAKRMLARLTLPVRPLQSRRTQADARGRVLDWRRTMRDAMRQGGEVQALAVKKRRVRWPNLVVICDISGSMSQYSRAVLHFLHAVANQKGAGWSKVYGFTFGTRLTNITRHLATRDVDAALAAAGSEAQDWEGGTRIGACLHRFNRDWSRRVLGQGAVVLLITDGLDRDDADALGREMERLHLSARRLIWLNPLLRWDGFAPKARGIAAMLPHVDSFRAGHNIASLEALALAISNPDDTGEKARLMAALQG, encoded by the coding sequence ATGGCTGAATACCTGCCCCTTGAAATCCCCGAAGACGGCAAGCTGGTGCATAACATCACCCGCTTTGCCCGCGCCTTGCGGGCCGCCGGTGTGCCGGTGGGGGCGGGGCGGTTGATCGGGGCGATCCATGCGGTGCAGGCCACGGGGTTTTCGGATCAGCGCGATTTTTACTGGTGTCTGCACGCCTGTTTTGTCTCGAAACCGGAACAGCGCGCGACCTTCCATCAGGTGTTCCGCCTGTTCTGGCGCGATCCGCGCTATCTGGAACATATGATGGCAATGATGCTGCCTGCCGTGCGCGGGGTGCAGGAGGAACGCGCCGCCAAATCCGCCGAAAAACGCGCCGCCGAAGCGCTGCTGGACGGGGTCACCCGCGATGTGCCGGATGTGGGCGAGGAAGGCGAAAGCGAGATCGAGATCGACGCCAGCCTGACCATGTCGGCCGAGGAACGGTTGCGGTCGCTGGATTTCGAACAGATGAGCGTGGCGGAAATGGCCGAGGCTAAACGGATGCTGGCGCGGCTGACCTTGCCGGTGAGGCCGCTGCAATCGCGGCGCACGCAGGCAGATGCACGGGGCCGCGTGCTGGACTGGCGGCGCACCATGCGGGACGCGATGCGACAGGGGGGCGAGGTGCAGGCGCTGGCGGTGAAAAAGCGCCGTGTGCGCTGGCCCAATCTGGTGGTGATCTGCGATATATCGGGGTCCATGTCGCAATATTCCCGCGCGGTGCTGCATTTTCTGCACGCGGTGGCCAATCAGAAGGGGGCCGGGTGGTCGAAGGTTTACGGCTTCACCTTTGGCACCCGCCTGACCAACATCACCCGTCATCTGGCCACCCGCGATGTGGATGCGGCGCTGGCGGCGGCGGGGTCCGAGGCGCAGGACTGGGAGGGCGGCACGCGGATCGGGGCCTGTCTGCACCGGTTCAACCGCGACTGGTCGCGGCGGGTGCTGGGGCAGGGGGCGGTGGTGCTGCTGATCACCGACGGGCTGGACCGTGACGATGCGGATGCGCTGGGGCGTGAAATGGAGCGCTTGCACCTGTCGGCCCGCCGTCTGATCTGGTTGAACCCCTTGCTGCGCTGGGATGGCTTTGCCCCCAAGGCGCGCGGGATTGCGGCGATGTTGCCGCATGTGGACAGCTTTCGTGCGGGGCATAATATTGCTTCGCTTGAGGCGCTGGCGCTGGCGATTTCAAACCCTGATGATACAGGCGAAAAAGCCCGCTTGATGGCGGCGCTACAGGGTTAG
- a CDS encoding DUF6691 family protein: MTIILAIVIGAAFGFVLDRIGTTNPNWIFKMLNLTNLHLAKTILMAIGVGSVLMFVGQMAGFVDVGHMSVKTAYVGVGVGGLIMGFGWAFSGYCPGTSVAAAASGRKDALFFIAGGLLGAAAYMVSYASIKGTFLMDKIAGGKVTLGTIPGAKYEGLTAIQGDLLGIALGVVFIIVAFVLPNKLVGGDAPSDAVPAE; this comes from the coding sequence ATGACTATTATTCTAGCAATCGTTATTGGTGCGGCTTTTGGTTTCGTACTGGACCGGATCGGGACAACAAACCCGAACTGGATTTTCAAAATGCTGAACCTGACCAACCTGCATCTGGCCAAAACCATTCTGATGGCCATCGGTGTTGGCTCGGTTCTGATGTTTGTTGGCCAGATGGCCGGCTTTGTTGACGTTGGCCATATGTCAGTCAAAACCGCATATGTCGGCGTTGGCGTTGGTGGTCTGATCATGGGCTTTGGCTGGGCGTTCTCGGGCTATTGCCCCGGCACCTCGGTGGCGGCGGCTGCTTCGGGTCGCAAGGATGCGCTGTTCTTCATCGCTGGCGGCCTGTTGGGCGCGGCGGCTTATATGGTTTCCTATGCCTCGATCAAAGGCACTTTCCTGATGGACAAGATCGCTGGCGGCAAGGTGACACTGGGCACCATTCCGGGCGCGAAATACGAAGGCCTGACCGCCATTCAGGGCGACCTGCTGGGCATCGCGCTGGGCGTTGTGTTCATTATTGTTGCTTTTGTCCTGCCAAACAAACTGGTTGGTGGTGACGCCCCGTCGGATGCTGTTCCGGCTGAATAG
- a CDS encoding XdhC family protein, whose protein sequence is MSQNFDNIPETALAWHRAGRGAALATVVETWGSAPRPVGSQLAIAGDTEIAGSVSGGCVEGAVIIEAMDALEDGKPRMMEFGVSDDQAFAVGLACGGKIRVMIEPVGTVMPEDMLAELVAARADRIPVAYVVNPDTQSRRLTKQGDYPDRFRSDKSGFEGDEFVAIHNPPLKMVVVGAVHITQPLLVMARLAGYDPVLVDPRAAFGSKARFPNEEIIDDWPDEALKAQGLDARTAVITLSHDPKIDDPALTVALQSDAFYIGSLGSTRTHAKRVERLTAAGFNDAEIARIHAPVGLDIGSKSPAEIALSIMAQITETLRKSG, encoded by the coding sequence ATGAGCCAGAATTTCGACAACATCCCCGAAACCGCCCTTGCATGGCACCGTGCCGGTCGCGGGGCGGCATTGGCCACTGTGGTGGAAACATGGGGATCGGCCCCGCGCCCTGTCGGCAGCCAGTTGGCGATTGCGGGGGATACGGAAATTGCCGGATCGGTTTCGGGGGGCTGTGTTGAAGGTGCCGTGATTATCGAGGCGATGGACGCGCTTGAGGATGGCAAGCCGCGGATGATGGAATTCGGCGTGTCCGATGATCAGGCCTTTGCCGTCGGGCTGGCCTGTGGCGGCAAGATCAGGGTGATGATCGAGCCGGTAGGCACGGTGATGCCCGAGGATATGCTGGCCGAACTGGTGGCCGCGCGGGCGGACCGTATACCGGTGGCCTATGTGGTCAATCCTGATACGCAATCCCGCAGGCTGACCAAACAGGGCGATTACCCCGACCGGTTTCGCAGCGACAAATCCGGTTTCGAGGGCGACGAATTCGTCGCCATCCACAACCCGCCGCTAAAGATGGTCGTGGTCGGGGCGGTGCATATCACCCAGCCTTTGCTGGTGATGGCACGGCTGGCGGGCTATGATCCGGTGCTGGTCGATCCGCGCGCCGCCTTTGGCTCCAAGGCGCGATTCCCGAACGAGGAAATTATCGACGACTGGCCGGACGAGGCCCTGAAGGCGCAAGGGCTGGACGCCCGCACCGCCGTTATCACCCTGTCACATGACCCCAAAATCGACGATCCCGCACTGACCGTCGCCTTGCAATCGGATGCGTTTTACATCGGCAGTCTGGGATCGACCCGCACCCATGCCAAACGGGTGGAGCGGCTAACGGCGGCAGGGTTCAATGATGCGGAAATCGCCCGCATCCATGCGCCGGTGGGCTTGGACATCGGCAGCAAATCCCCCGCAGAAATCGCCCTGTCGATCATGGCGCAGATCACCGAAACTCTGCGCAAATCCGGCTAG
- a CDS encoding TrkH family potassium uptake protein codes for MRLIIFINGLILIFGGVIMAAEAIAFGNESGVFLLASALTITLGVLLSVASHCDFSDLRTRETFLLTATVWLTASAFGMFPLYMWHLSFTDAFFESMSAVTTTGSTIMSGLDTTPHDILLWRGILQWLGGVGFIVTGMALLPMLKVGGMQLFRTESSDQGEKELKSSTMFAAATFWAYLVLTVACMIVYSIGGMGFFDALVHGLTTLSSGGFSNYDASFGHFDSPFLQWSATFFMACAGIPFAWYIHAARKHEFRSEQVQAYLVVVGVAVLLLTIWLWAFRGGDILDALRLVAFNVVSAVTTTGYATTDYTLWGGTAAVAFFLLTAMGGCTGSTSGGAKMMRWIILVRSLKIQIYKIRYPHVIMRLKYEGKTVSDNVLDGVMSFFVFYIFTVAILAAALDMIGLDFSTAISGALTSVANVGPGVGNIIGPAGNFASLPDAAKWVLFFGMYVGRLEMLTVFVILTRGFWREAI; via the coding sequence TTGCGGTTGATCATATTTATCAACGGGTTGATCCTGATTTTCGGTGGCGTGATAATGGCTGCCGAGGCAATCGCATTTGGCAACGAGTCAGGTGTGTTTCTGCTTGCGTCTGCCTTGACCATTACGCTGGGTGTGTTGCTGTCCGTGGCGTCGCATTGTGATTTTTCCGACTTGCGAACACGAGAAACCTTTCTGCTAACTGCAACCGTGTGGTTGACGGCATCTGCCTTTGGCATGTTCCCGCTTTATATGTGGCACTTGTCTTTTACCGATGCGTTTTTTGAATCCATGTCGGCCGTAACGACAACAGGGTCCACCATCATGAGCGGGCTGGACACCACCCCCCATGACATTCTGTTATGGCGCGGCATATTGCAGTGGTTGGGCGGGGTCGGGTTTATCGTTACCGGCATGGCGCTGCTGCCAATGCTAAAGGTCGGCGGGATGCAGCTTTTCCGCACCGAAAGCTCGGATCAGGGGGAAAAAGAGCTGAAAAGCTCGACCATGTTTGCTGCGGCGACCTTCTGGGCCTATCTGGTACTGACTGTGGCCTGCATGATCGTCTATTCCATTGGCGGGATGGGGTTTTTCGATGCGTTGGTGCACGGGTTGACCACGCTGTCCTCGGGCGGGTTTTCCAACTATGACGCGTCGTTCGGCCATTTTGACAGCCCGTTTTTGCAATGGTCAGCGACCTTTTTCATGGCCTGTGCCGGCATCCCTTTTGCCTGGTATATCCACGCGGCCCGCAAGCACGAATTCCGTAGCGAACAGGTGCAGGCCTATCTGGTCGTGGTCGGGGTGGCGGTTTTGTTGCTGACGATCTGGCTTTGGGCCTTCAGGGGGGGCGATATTCTGGACGCCTTGCGATTGGTGGCCTTTAACGTGGTATCGGCGGTGACAACAACGGGCTATGCCACCACGGATTATACGCTCTGGGGCGGGACAGCGGCGGTGGCGTTTTTCCTGCTGACGGCAATGGGCGGTTGCACTGGCTCGACCTCGGGCGGGGCCAAGATGATGCGCTGGATCATTCTGGTGCGCAGCCTGAAAATCCAGATCTACAAAATCCGCTATCCGCATGTGATCATGCGGCTGAAATACGAGGGCAAAACCGTATCCGACAATGTGCTGGACGGGGTGATGTCGTTCTTTGTGTTCTATATTTTCACAGTGGCCATTCTGGCGGCCGCGCTGGATATGATCGGGCTGGATTTTTCCACCGCTATCAGTGGCGCCTTGACCTCGGTTGCCAATGTCGGCCCCGGGGTGGGCAACATTATCGGCCCCGCCGGAAATTTTGCCAGCCTGCCGGATGCGGCCAAATGGGTGCTGTTTTTCGGGATGTATGTCGGGCGGCTGGAAATGCTGACCGTGTTTGTAATTCTGACCCGCGGGTTCTGGCGCGAAGCGATATAG
- a CDS encoding YeeE/YedE thiosulfate transporter family protein, producing MDWKIGGVALGVVFFLAVLLVKPIGVSTQFVILDGIIGDAINNELVVKTDEGFTSSNAYLAKSNGKYAKNVANPLNYSFIFVIAMAIGAVVSGVARRETKEERQVPSLWRKNFGDSVAKRYVGAFIGGFIVIFGARLAGGCTSGHMMSGMMQTSLSGYIFTLGVFAAAIPTAMIMYKRS from the coding sequence ATGGACTGGAAAATAGGAGGGGTTGCGCTGGGCGTTGTGTTTTTCCTGGCTGTACTCCTTGTTAAACCGATCGGAGTTTCGACACAGTTCGTGATCCTTGACGGGATCATCGGCGATGCAATCAACAATGAACTGGTTGTAAAAACCGACGAAGGCTTCACTTCGTCAAACGCCTATCTGGCAAAATCCAACGGCAAATATGCCAAAAACGTTGCCAACCCGCTGAACTACAGCTTCATCTTTGTTATCGCAATGGCAATCGGCGCGGTTGTGTCCGGTGTTGCCCGTCGTGAAACCAAAGAGGAACGTCAGGTTCCGTCCCTGTGGCGCAAGAACTTTGGTGACAGTGTTGCCAAGCGTTATGTTGGTGCCTTTATCGGCGGTTTCATCGTGATCTTTGGCGCACGTCTGGCCGGTGGTTGCACATCGGGCCATATGATGTCGGGGATGATGCAGACATCGCTATCCGGCTATATCTTTACCCTTGGCGTTTTCGCGGCTGCGATCCCGACCGCCATGATCATGTATAAAAGGAGCTAA